From the genome of Latilactobacillus curvatus JCM 1096 = DSM 20019:
CAGGTTTTAAAACTTTTTTAGTTGCCAACTAAAGAAGTTTTAATTAACAGATAAATAGTGGTTTTTTTTAAAAAGTTCTTTAAAGAATAACTACTCAATAAGTCTTTAAATTTATAATTCATTTTTAAATAATTAAACGCATCTCGCTTATTATCTTTATCAATAGAATTCACAAAAACATTAATAGCAATATTATTTTTTGTAATTCCTATAAGACTTATTACTTGCTGTGATAAATCGTACTGATCTAAACGATTATATGCGCGCATATCTTCCGTAATATTTATTCCTACTGATTTTTGTAATGCACTATTTTGACGCTTAACATAATGATAAGTTAATTTCCCCGTATAAAAGCTTTGATTTACATGCAGCATATATTCAATACAAAATAAATGATCCTCGAATTTTTTTATATCCTCTGAAAATCTGATATTATTTTTCTTAATAATTTCAAATTTAAATAATTTATTTGTAACAAGCCCCTGCATACCAAATCTTTCAAACGAGGCCTCTACTGTGCTTTTAGAGTAGTAAAGTTTTTCTTTACTACTGGATTTCATCTCTGACTGCTTTCCATCTTCATATATTAATCCACATGCACTCAACTCAATATCCATATCGAAGGATGTCACTAAACATTGCAGATGATTTTTATCAACGTAATCATCTGCATCAATAAAAGTAATAAATTCAGAATCACAATTATCTATACCAAAATTACGGGCTGCACTAACCCCTTTATTTTTTTGATTGTAGTATTTAAACCTAATGTCATAATCACAATAGTTTTGACAAACCTCCTTTGTATTATCTGTCGATCCGTCATCTACTATAAATACTTTAAAATTTGAATAGGTTTGCTCTCTAATACTTTTTAAACAAACTTCAATTATTGCCGCATTATTATAAGTTGGAATAATAATTGTTATTTCTTTCTTTTCCATGTTTATCACCCTCATTTCTTATAAAGCTAATGATAAAAAGAATAAATGGCAGATATATAATTCTCTGAACGTTCACTAGTGATAATGAAATAGAAGTTAATAATATATAACTTATTGGAACTAATGACACTAATTTATTTGGGGTTCTCATAAATTCTCTTATTAATTGAATAATAAATATTCCCAAAATGATATAACCTACTACTCCAAAAGTTACTATAAATCCAAGTATCCCAATATCATCCAAATAGTATTGATATCCTAAAATATTCAGCATGCCACCATGTAACAAGTACTCGGTTGAAAAAGTATTTGGAAACCCTATTCCTACTATTTTTCTCAAAGATATTTCATTAAAATAAAAATTTATAGCTTCAATCCTCACCGTATAACTTGTTTTTCTTTCACCATTTATGAAAGTAGAGAAAATTTTAGGAATCATTGCTATTCCAAAAAATCCAACTATGTACATAAATACAACAGTGAAGACTTTATTGATTTTATTAACCTTATATAAAACCATAAAAATTTCTAGTATCAAGATTGTAATAATATACATTCTAGTTTGAGAAACAACCACTAAGTAAACGGTATTAATCGTTAACGGAATAAGATTTTGTTTCGTTTTTTTTGAATCGATTAACATATAAACTATTATAACCATTGTTCCAAATGCAATAAAATCTGATGGTGCTTTTATTCTTAAAAATCCCAGTAAATTATTTCCTACTTCGACTCCCAGACCTGTATCCCCAATATTCATA
Proteins encoded in this window:
- a CDS encoding glycosyltransferase family 2 protein, which codes for MEKKEITIIIPTYNNAAIIEVCLKSIREQTYSNFKVFIVDDGSTDNTKEVCQNYCDYDIRFKYYNQKNKGVSAARNFGIDNCDSEFITFIDADDYVDKNHLQCLVTSFDMDIELSACGLIYEDGKQSEMKSSSKEKLYYSKSTVEASFERFGMQGLVTNKLFKFEIIKKNNIRFSEDIKKFEDHLFCIEYMLHVNQSFYTGKLTYHYVKRQNSALQKSVGINITEDMRAYNRLDQYDLSQQVISLIGITKNNIAINVFVNSIDKDNKRDAFNYLKMNYKFKDLLSSYSLKNFLKKTTIYLLIKTSLVGN